In Musa acuminata AAA Group cultivar baxijiao chromosome BXJ2-8, Cavendish_Baxijiao_AAA, whole genome shotgun sequence, one genomic interval encodes:
- the LOC135618245 gene encoding protein terminal ear1-like isoform X1 translates to MEPEARGTLLDPAAAEFHPAASSRFAVVAHPLQFYFPYRHPPPQPPPAVAVTLVAPPEAASRAVVLNMVPPHVGEAEVRAAMEPFGGVQAVDTVALTAQGIVTVHFYDLRSAQAAVMAFREHPATRQHFPATITGNLACPWGWLSDGVGGRGLTGWPAVSAQFAASGLDEPNQGSILVLNSDPTVSCAALRQIFEAFGAVKEVRVMTSKQHHSLVEFYDKRDAARALSELHGKEVHGRRLVLQFGATGSQTRSVYFMNSFPLPPRLLRGNPKASRWIRSGPKPLSSSSPGKEFREVGNPSALLKNNSACDAPDSAGIVERRNRRVSECSKNEYPSPPPSSNVHHHRTNSGWKTHQKKEGDSKFLFKEVQPEESRPSSRGDSRTTVMIRNIPNKYSRKLLLNMLDNHCKHCNEQIGEEDDDPISAYDFVYLPIDFNNKCNVGYGFVNLTSPEAAFRLYKAFHQQPWEVFNSRKICQITYARLQGLEALMEHFRHSRFACHDDEYMPVVFSPPRDGRQLTDPVPVAGGREATARGNNLADGALVAPAEVDRCAASSTTASTYAPPDHGGAGDSDEA, encoded by the exons ATGGAGCCGGAAGCCCGGGGCACTCTTCTCGATCCGGCGGCGGCGGAGTTCCACCCGGCGGCGAGCAGCCGGTTCGCTGTCGTTGCCCATCCGCTGCAGTTTTACTTCCCTTACCGTCATCCTCCTCCGCAACCGCCGCCTGCCGTAGCAGTGACACTTGTAGCGCCTCCAGAGGCGGCTAGTAGAGCGGTGGTGCTGAACATGGTGCCGCCGCACGTGGGGGAGGCGGAGGTGAGGGCGGCGATGGAGCCGTTCGGCGGTGTGCAGGCGGTTGACACGGTGGCGCTAACAGCGCAGGGAATCGTCACCGTCCACTTCTACGATCTGAGGAGCGCGCAGGCGGCGGTGATGGCGTTCCGCGAGCACCCCGCGACGCGGCAGCACTTCCCCGCCACCATCACGGGGAACCTTGCGTGTCCGTGGGGATGGCTCAGCGACGGCGTGGGAGGCCGCGGACTGACCGGATGGCCGGCGGTTTCGGCTCAGTTTGCAGCCTCCGGCCTTGACGAACCTAACCAGGGTTCCATCTTGGTGCTTAATTCGGACCCGACCGTGTCCTGCGCTGCTCTCAGACAAATCTTTGAAGCCTTCG GAGCTGTGAAGGAAGTGAGGGTGATGACATCGAAGCAACACCACTCTCTGGTGGAGTTCTACGACAAAAGAGACGCCGCTCGCGCCCTCTCCGAGCTCCACGGCAAAGAGGTTCATGGAAGGCGCTTGGTGCTCCAATTCGGAGCAACCGGAAGCCAAACAAGAAG TGTTTACTTTATGAACAGCTTTCCATTGCCTCCGAGGCTTCTGCGAGGTAACCCAAAGGCCAGTCGATGGATTCGGAGCGGTCCTAAGCCGCTGTCGTCTTCCTCTCCTGGTAAAGAATTCCGAGAAGTTGGGAATCCATCGGCGTTGCTGAAGAACAACAGTGCTTGCGATGCTCCCGACAGTGCGGGCATCGTGGAAAGAAGGAACAGAAGGGTGAGCGAATGCAGCAAGAACGAGTAcccatcaccaccaccatcatcgaACGTGCATCATCATAGAACGAACAGCGGTTGGAAGACTCATCAGAAGAAAGAAGGCGATTCCAAGTTTCTCTTCAAGGAAGTGCAGCCGGAAGAATCACGCCCATCCTCTCGTGGTGATTCCAGAACCACGGTGATGATCAGAAACATCCCCAACAAGTACAG TCGGAAGCTGCTTCTGAACATGCTGGACAACCACTGCAAGCACTGCAACGAGCAGATTGGCGAGGAAGATGATGATCCCATCTCCGCCTATGACTTCGTCTATCTTCCCATCGATTTCAA CAACAAGTGCAACGTCGGCTACGGGTTTGTGAACCTGACGTCGCCGGAGGCGGCCTTCAGACTCTACAAGGCCTTCCATCAGCAGCCGTGGGAAGTGTTCAACTCGCGAAAGATCTGCCAAATCACCTACGCTCGGTTGCAG GGCTTGGAGGCTCTAATGGAGCACTTCCGGCACTCCAGGTTCGCGTGCCACGACGACGAGTACATGCCGGTGGTCTTCTCTCCCCCACGAGACGGGAGGCAGCTCACCGATCCCGTCCCGGTCGCCGGCGGGCGTGAAGCCACTgcaagaggaaacaacttggccgATGGAGCGTTAGTGGCGCCGGCGGAAGTCGACCGGTGCGCGGCGTCCTCGACGACTGCCTCAACCTACGCGCCGCCTGATCACGGAGGCGCCGGCGACAGCGACGAGGCGTGA
- the LOC135618245 gene encoding protein terminal ear1-like isoform X2 has translation MEPEARGTLLDPAAAEFHPAASSRFAVVAHPLQFYFPYRHPPPQPPPAVAVTLVAPPEAASRAVVLNMVPPHVGEAEVRAAMEPFGGVQAVDTVALTAQGIVTVHFYDLRSAQAAVMAFREHPATRQHFPATITGNLACPWGWLSDGVGGRGLTGWPAVSAQFAASGLDEPNQGSILVLNSDPTVSCAALRQIFEAFGAVKEVRVMTSKQHHSLVEFYDKRDAARALSELHGKEVHGRRLVLQFGATGSQTRSFPLPPRLLRGNPKASRWIRSGPKPLSSSSPGKEFREVGNPSALLKNNSACDAPDSAGIVERRNRRVSECSKNEYPSPPPSSNVHHHRTNSGWKTHQKKEGDSKFLFKEVQPEESRPSSRGDSRTTVMIRNIPNKYSRKLLLNMLDNHCKHCNEQIGEEDDDPISAYDFVYLPIDFNNKCNVGYGFVNLTSPEAAFRLYKAFHQQPWEVFNSRKICQITYARLQGLEALMEHFRHSRFACHDDEYMPVVFSPPRDGRQLTDPVPVAGGREATARGNNLADGALVAPAEVDRCAASSTTASTYAPPDHGGAGDSDEA, from the exons ATGGAGCCGGAAGCCCGGGGCACTCTTCTCGATCCGGCGGCGGCGGAGTTCCACCCGGCGGCGAGCAGCCGGTTCGCTGTCGTTGCCCATCCGCTGCAGTTTTACTTCCCTTACCGTCATCCTCCTCCGCAACCGCCGCCTGCCGTAGCAGTGACACTTGTAGCGCCTCCAGAGGCGGCTAGTAGAGCGGTGGTGCTGAACATGGTGCCGCCGCACGTGGGGGAGGCGGAGGTGAGGGCGGCGATGGAGCCGTTCGGCGGTGTGCAGGCGGTTGACACGGTGGCGCTAACAGCGCAGGGAATCGTCACCGTCCACTTCTACGATCTGAGGAGCGCGCAGGCGGCGGTGATGGCGTTCCGCGAGCACCCCGCGACGCGGCAGCACTTCCCCGCCACCATCACGGGGAACCTTGCGTGTCCGTGGGGATGGCTCAGCGACGGCGTGGGAGGCCGCGGACTGACCGGATGGCCGGCGGTTTCGGCTCAGTTTGCAGCCTCCGGCCTTGACGAACCTAACCAGGGTTCCATCTTGGTGCTTAATTCGGACCCGACCGTGTCCTGCGCTGCTCTCAGACAAATCTTTGAAGCCTTCG GAGCTGTGAAGGAAGTGAGGGTGATGACATCGAAGCAACACCACTCTCTGGTGGAGTTCTACGACAAAAGAGACGCCGCTCGCGCCCTCTCCGAGCTCCACGGCAAAGAGGTTCATGGAAGGCGCTTGGTGCTCCAATTCGGAGCAACCGGAAGCCAAACAAGAAG CTTTCCATTGCCTCCGAGGCTTCTGCGAGGTAACCCAAAGGCCAGTCGATGGATTCGGAGCGGTCCTAAGCCGCTGTCGTCTTCCTCTCCTGGTAAAGAATTCCGAGAAGTTGGGAATCCATCGGCGTTGCTGAAGAACAACAGTGCTTGCGATGCTCCCGACAGTGCGGGCATCGTGGAAAGAAGGAACAGAAGGGTGAGCGAATGCAGCAAGAACGAGTAcccatcaccaccaccatcatcgaACGTGCATCATCATAGAACGAACAGCGGTTGGAAGACTCATCAGAAGAAAGAAGGCGATTCCAAGTTTCTCTTCAAGGAAGTGCAGCCGGAAGAATCACGCCCATCCTCTCGTGGTGATTCCAGAACCACGGTGATGATCAGAAACATCCCCAACAAGTACAG TCGGAAGCTGCTTCTGAACATGCTGGACAACCACTGCAAGCACTGCAACGAGCAGATTGGCGAGGAAGATGATGATCCCATCTCCGCCTATGACTTCGTCTATCTTCCCATCGATTTCAA CAACAAGTGCAACGTCGGCTACGGGTTTGTGAACCTGACGTCGCCGGAGGCGGCCTTCAGACTCTACAAGGCCTTCCATCAGCAGCCGTGGGAAGTGTTCAACTCGCGAAAGATCTGCCAAATCACCTACGCTCGGTTGCAG GGCTTGGAGGCTCTAATGGAGCACTTCCGGCACTCCAGGTTCGCGTGCCACGACGACGAGTACATGCCGGTGGTCTTCTCTCCCCCACGAGACGGGAGGCAGCTCACCGATCCCGTCCCGGTCGCCGGCGGGCGTGAAGCCACTgcaagaggaaacaacttggccgATGGAGCGTTAGTGGCGCCGGCGGAAGTCGACCGGTGCGCGGCGTCCTCGACGACTGCCTCAACCTACGCGCCGCCTGATCACGGAGGCGCCGGCGACAGCGACGAGGCGTGA